One window from the genome of Candidatus Zixiibacteriota bacterium encodes:
- a CDS encoding S8 family serine peptidase, with product MKQRWIIGVVVAAPLLLAGGARALEGAPPDRFGGYEPTRLIVKFRAGTAVDPATVKGLATTGLPEVDALHARYGVTAQRRLVREGVPTAADNPLRSTFLFAIPSGGDIEAMARDYRALASVEYAMPDYAVELYASPNDPLYVHQWALHNTGQGHYHVEDGVLSIVYGTPDADIDAEEVFANPPDQTATVVVAIVDTGVDWDHPDLVSRMWQNPGEIADNGIDDDRNGYIDDLVGWDFSANDLGDPPFAIWEDNDPTDPMGHGTHCAGIVAGAIGNGIGIAGAVADVRIMALKFYPYMPLSAAAAGIVYAADNGADVISMSWGLAGQIPVVEEALGYAAARGVVLIASIGNDGIEQINYPASYDLTVAVGATNDSDHVTSFSTISPYIDVCAPGRSILSLRAAGTDMYAPSEPNVHIVDSQYYIASGTSMSGPYTAAVAAYVRSLSPGLDRERVREILHATADDYVDPYGTGASYPGWDKYSGWGRVNLASAIAAAPDVRAIITSPGEFEIAAGTIAILGTADGADFTEYRLQYRPAAADTSAWTDLLTSTVPVTAGWLGDWNVSGLPTAEYVLRLQVGQWNRDMVRVSVGGAALAEIASPGPGDTVNGGVTVTGTCFAPDFVRCVIDYGAGLNPTEWHAVDTTTRVVFAGELGRWDVSLLDDGLYTLRVQVYGAAGPIAGDEAVVQVYSPFAEPLGWSLDFDRKIGRIATYADVDGDGVNEIILGTATNVVFLTPDGTLKTTGVPTLEGGDFTHVMPAVGRLDGDDAEDFVVMDLSGKMYICHGLSTEPTVVSLNAPTMTTASYGSSANAPVLFLRDLDGDGIDEINYSAGLPSSGSFRIVRADGSPWLWCGADSTAPSGYQECHPADLDGDGVCEIYCYGTVLRKFDAQGCSAEGDTVALVQDGLSIGRAGLSLSSADLDADGDEELIVLGDSWIDPVTPVDHAIYAIDENLQSVAGWPHAMGLGAYIPVLEPAFADLDGDGALEYVCANWNAIRAWRLDGSPLMGDSASFGYFCSSMEPGVVDHLVIGDVTGDYRPDVAALIGGDFLSGYEVSRIEAYSDIGALQPGFPMTITSDGSGFSRCPTLCDLDKDGYLDVICPSQNGINGRLVLHRFAGVRYRPEQLPSPMWRQNRRLNASAALNTGEGCCVLRGDIVADGQIRVSDLTLLVGYLFRGGPAAECLAHADIDANRMVQIADLTALVSYLFRGGPPPAPCG from the coding sequence ATGAAACAGCGCTGGATCATTGGTGTGGTCGTGGCCGCGCCGCTGCTGCTGGCAGGCGGCGCCCGGGCGCTCGAGGGCGCTCCGCCGGACAGGTTCGGCGGCTATGAGCCGACCCGGCTCATTGTGAAGTTCCGCGCCGGGACCGCGGTGGACCCGGCGACGGTGAAAGGCCTGGCGACGACCGGCCTGCCCGAGGTCGATGCCCTCCACGCCCGGTACGGGGTGACGGCGCAGCGGCGGCTGGTGCGCGAGGGGGTGCCGACGGCGGCCGACAATCCGCTGCGCTCGACGTTCCTGTTCGCGATTCCCTCGGGAGGCGACATCGAGGCGATGGCCCGCGACTACCGCGCCCTGGCGTCCGTGGAGTATGCGATGCCGGATTACGCGGTCGAGCTCTACGCCTCACCGAACGACCCGCTGTACGTTCACCAATGGGCGCTCCACAACACCGGGCAGGGCCACTACCACGTCGAGGATGGTGTGCTGTCGATTGTGTATGGGACGCCGGACGCGGACATCGATGCGGAGGAAGTTTTCGCCAACCCGCCGGACCAGACGGCGACCGTGGTGGTGGCGATTGTCGACACCGGGGTGGACTGGGATCACCCGGACCTGGTGTCACGGATGTGGCAGAACCCGGGGGAGATTGCCGACAACGGGATCGACGACGATCGGAACGGCTATATTGACGACCTCGTCGGATGGGATTTCAGCGCGAATGACCTGGGCGATCCGCCGTTTGCGATCTGGGAGGATAATGATCCGACCGATCCGATGGGTCACGGCACCCACTGCGCCGGGATTGTGGCCGGGGCGATCGGCAACGGTATCGGGATCGCCGGGGCGGTCGCGGATGTACGGATCATGGCGCTCAAGTTCTATCCCTACATGCCGCTCTCGGCGGCGGCCGCCGGCATCGTGTACGCCGCCGACAACGGGGCCGACGTGATCAGCATGAGCTGGGGCCTTGCGGGCCAGATACCGGTGGTGGAGGAGGCTCTCGGTTATGCCGCCGCCCGCGGCGTGGTGTTGATCGCCAGTATCGGCAACGACGGGATCGAGCAGATCAACTACCCGGCGAGCTATGACCTCACGGTTGCGGTGGGGGCGACCAATGACTCGGATCACGTCACCTCCTTTTCGACGATCAGTCCGTACATCGATGTGTGCGCTCCGGGGCGGTCGATTCTCTCGCTTCGGGCGGCCGGGACGGATATGTACGCGCCCAGCGAGCCGAATGTCCACATCGTCGACAGCCAGTACTATATCGCGTCGGGGACCAGCATGTCGGGGCCGTACACGGCGGCCGTGGCGGCTTACGTGCGGTCGCTGTCGCCCGGCCTGGACCGGGAGCGCGTGCGGGAAATCCTGCACGCCACCGCCGATGATTACGTCGATCCGTACGGGACGGGGGCAAGCTACCCCGGATGGGACAAATATAGCGGGTGGGGACGGGTCAATCTGGCTTCGGCAATCGCCGCAGCGCCGGACGTGAGGGCCATAATCACGAGTCCCGGAGAATTCGAGATCGCGGCGGGAACGATCGCGATTCTCGGCACCGCCGACGGAGCGGATTTCACAGAATACCGGCTGCAGTACCGCCCGGCGGCGGCGGATACGTCGGCATGGACCGATCTGCTCACATCGACCGTTCCCGTCACCGCCGGGTGGCTGGGTGACTGGAACGTGTCCGGGTTGCCGACGGCCGAGTATGTTCTTCGGCTGCAGGTCGGCCAGTGGAACCGGGACATGGTGCGCGTGTCGGTCGGCGGCGCGGCCCTGGCCGAGATCGCCTCACCCGGGCCGGGGGACACGGTCAACGGCGGCGTGACGGTCACGGGAACCTGTTTTGCGCCGGATTTCGTGCGCTGTGTCATCGACTACGGCGCCGGCCTCAACCCGACGGAGTGGCACGCCGTTGACACGACGACCCGGGTCGTGTTTGCGGGCGAACTCGGGCGGTGGGATGTTTCGCTGCTGGACGACGGTCTGTACACGCTCCGCGTGCAGGTGTACGGCGCGGCCGGTCCGATTGCCGGCGACGAGGCGGTCGTGCAGGTGTACTCGCCGTTCGCAGAGCCGCTCGGATGGTCCCTTGATTTTGACCGGAAGATCGGCCGCATCGCCACCTATGCCGATGTCGACGGCGACGGCGTGAACGAGATTATCCTGGGGACGGCCACCAATGTCGTGTTCCTGACTCCGGACGGGACCTTGAAGACGACCGGTGTGCCGACGCTTGAGGGCGGGGATTTCACCCACGTGATGCCGGCGGTGGGCCGACTCGACGGGGATGACGCCGAGGATTTCGTCGTCATGGATCTGAGCGGGAAGATGTATATCTGCCATGGTCTGTCCACGGAGCCGACCGTGGTCTCGCTGAATGCTCCGACGATGACAACCGCCTCGTACGGTTCGTCCGCCAATGCGCCGGTTCTGTTTCTCCGCGACCTGGACGGGGACGGCATCGACGAAATCAACTACTCCGCGGGGCTCCCGTCGTCGGGGAGCTTCCGCATCGTCAGGGCGGACGGCAGTCCCTGGCTCTGGTGCGGGGCCGATTCGACGGCGCCGAGCGGATACCAGGAATGCCATCCGGCCGACCTGGACGGCGACGGCGTCTGCGAGATCTACTGCTATGGCACGGTGCTGCGGAAGTTCGATGCCCAGGGGTGTTCGGCCGAGGGGGACACGGTGGCGCTGGTGCAGGACGGGTTATCCATAGGGCGCGCCGGTCTGAGCCTCTCGTCGGCGGACCTCGACGCGGATGGGGACGAAGAGCTGATCGTGCTGGGGGATTCCTGGATCGATCCCGTGACGCCGGTTGATCACGCGATCTACGCGATTGATGAGAATCTCCAGTCGGTGGCGGGATGGCCGCACGCGATGGGCCTGGGCGCGTACATCCCGGTGCTGGAGCCGGCGTTTGCCGATCTGGACGGCGACGGCGCACTGGAGTATGTCTGCGCGAACTGGAACGCGATCCGGGCGTGGCGGCTGGACGGCAGCCCGCTCATGGGAGACAGCGCGAGCTTCGGGTACTTCTGCTCCTCGATGGAACCGGGGGTTGTCGATCACCTGGTCATCGGAGATGTGACCGGCGACTACCGGCCGGATGTCGCGGCGCTGATCGGCGGGGATTTTCTGTCGGGGTATGAGGTGAGCCGGATCGAGGCGTATTCGGACATCGGCGCACTTCAGCCGGGCTTTCCGATGACGATCACGTCGGACGGCAGCGGGTTCTCTCGCTGTCCGACGCTCTGCGATCTGGACAAGGATGGGTACCTGGACGTCATCTGTCCTTCGCAGAACGGCATCAACGGACGTCTCGTGCTGCACCGGTTCGCCGGCGTGCGCTATCGCCCGGAGCAACTGCCATCGCCCATGTGGCGGCAGAACCGGCGGCTCAATGCCTCGGCGGCGCTCAATACCGGCGAGGGTTGCTGCGTGCTGCGGGGGGACATCGTGGCCGACGGGCAGATCCGGGTATCGGATCTAACGCTTCTGGTCGGTTACCTGTTTCGCGGGGGCCCGGCGGCCGAGTGTCTTGCGCACGCGGACATCGACGCGAACCGCATGGTTCAGATCGCCGACCTGACGGCGCTGGTGAGCTACTTGTTCCGCGGCGGACCGCCGCCCGCACCGTGCGGGTAG
- a CDS encoding DUF1573 domain-containing protein has protein sequence MKKLLLGIIAAVLWGAGGSWAGPQIAVPEGEFNFGKVPQSATICHTYWLRSTGDDTLRITKIVPGCGCTKAPVEDTVLAPGDSTRIDIFFDTQRYGGYVTKKPYVMTNAGEEPVFLTFHSHVLSVADSTLPIILTPNRLDVSQFTEMPRRKATFTIHNTSAKDYTLTVIDCPADYFAVKLPPVVKAGETAEGSVEVLENRVGEEFERSLTFAISDEAGTRYTLPVKRMVRVKKGAAGS, from the coding sequence ATGAAGAAGCTGCTTCTCGGGATCATCGCCGCGGTGCTGTGGGGGGCGGGGGGTTCGTGGGCCGGCCCGCAGATCGCTGTGCCGGAAGGGGAATTCAATTTCGGCAAAGTGCCGCAGTCGGCGACCATCTGCCACACCTACTGGCTGCGTTCCACCGGGGATGACACGCTGCGGATTACGAAAATCGTGCCCGGTTGCGGGTGCACCAAAGCGCCGGTGGAGGACACGGTTCTGGCCCCCGGCGACAGCACCCGGATCGACATCTTTTTCGACACCCAGCGGTACGGCGGGTATGTGACCAAGAAGCCGTACGTGATGACGAACGCCGGCGAGGAGCCGGTGTTTCTCACCTTCCACTCGCATGTGCTGTCGGTAGCCGACAGCACGCTGCCGATCATTCTCACGCCGAACCGCCTGGATGTGTCGCAGTTCACCGAGATGCCGCGCCGGAAGGCGACGTTTACGATTCACAACACGAGTGCGAAGGATTACACGCTGACGGTGATCGATTGTCCGGCCGACTATTTCGCCGTGAAGCTGCCCCCGGTGGTGAAAGCGGGGGAGACCGCGGAGGGGTCGGTAGAGGTGCTCGAGAACCGGGTGGGGGAGGAGTTCGAGCGGTCGCTGACGTTTGCGATCAGCGACGAAGCGGGGACGCGCTACACGCTGCCGGTGAAGCGGATGGTGCGGGTCAAGAAAGGGGCGGCGGGGAGCTGA
- the lepB gene encoding signal peptidase I — translation MVKAVNNRSAQPDLPGPEGAGGPEKAAPRARSWRPGLEILAYLLVFFVVRATLVEAYKIPSSSMEDSLLIGDFIIADKITYGGEIPLLGVHLPGLREPRQGDVVVFKWPVDGATKYIKRCVAVGGDTVQVVDKTLFVNGRPVPDAPGTKHTDTTSDGRPHIDPADGEGFSRDNFGPYVVPAGMYFMMGDNRDNSFDSRYWGPVDASLIVGHAVLVHFSWDDAANPSPAVSLSDPLSVPRLFLYNAAHFLEKVRWGRLLRTI, via the coding sequence ATGGTGAAAGCGGTTAATAACAGGTCCGCGCAACCCGACCTTCCCGGGCCGGAAGGCGCGGGCGGTCCGGAAAAAGCGGCCCCTCGCGCCCGCTCCTGGCGGCCCGGCCTGGAGATCCTGGCCTATCTGCTGGTTTTCTTTGTCGTCCGGGCGACCCTCGTGGAGGCGTACAAGATCCCGTCGTCGTCGATGGAAGACAGCCTGCTGATCGGCGATTTCATCATTGCCGACAAGATAACTTACGGCGGGGAGATTCCTCTGCTGGGGGTTCATCTCCCCGGTTTGCGCGAGCCGCGGCAGGGGGATGTGGTGGTGTTCAAGTGGCCGGTGGACGGGGCGACGAAATATATCAAGCGGTGCGTGGCGGTGGGCGGAGACACGGTGCAGGTGGTAGACAAGACGCTGTTCGTCAATGGGCGTCCGGTGCCGGATGCGCCGGGGACGAAACACACGGACACGACGAGCGACGGGCGTCCGCACATCGACCCGGCCGACGGGGAGGGATTCAGCCGGGACAATTTCGGTCCGTATGTCGTGCCGGCGGGGATGTATTTCATGATGGGGGACAACCGGGACAACTCGTTCGATTCGCGCTACTGGGGGCCGGTGGACGCGAGCCTGATTGTCGGGCACGCGGTGCTCGTGCATTTTTCGTGGGACGATGCGGCGAATCCGTCGCCGGCGGTCTCGCTTTCGGATCCGCTGTCGGTGCCGCGGCTGTTTCTGTATAATGCGGCGCACTTTCTGGAGAAGGTGCGCTGGGGGCGGCTGCTCCGCACGATATGA
- the lepB gene encoding signal peptidase I: protein MSKVWDNFKQVFLAVILAILIKTSIVEAYKIPSQSMEDTLLVGDFLLANKFVYGAHLPLVNWRLPALHRPEAGDVVIFIYPRDGVTKYIKRCVAVGGDTVEVRNKALYVNGKPFPDPEHGKYIDTTARGEQVVQPRRPGGMDSRDNFGPFIVPPDSYFMMGDNRDNSHDSRWWGAVHYRFILGEAMVIHWSWNDQAYPSPEVALTDPLSVPRVFLFNAAHFFQKVRWHRLFRTIS, encoded by the coding sequence ATGAGCAAAGTGTGGGACAACTTCAAGCAGGTCTTCCTGGCCGTCATCCTGGCGATCCTCATCAAAACCTCGATCGTGGAAGCCTACAAGATTCCGTCGCAGTCGATGGAGGACACGCTCCTGGTTGGGGATTTCCTTCTGGCGAACAAGTTTGTCTACGGGGCGCACCTGCCGCTGGTGAACTGGCGGCTGCCGGCGCTGCACCGTCCGGAGGCCGGGGACGTCGTGATTTTCATCTACCCGCGCGACGGGGTGACGAAGTATATCAAGCGGTGCGTGGCCGTGGGGGGGGACACGGTGGAGGTGCGGAACAAGGCGCTCTACGTGAACGGGAAGCCGTTTCCCGATCCGGAGCACGGGAAGTACATCGACACCACCGCCCGGGGGGAGCAGGTGGTCCAGCCGCGCCGTCCGGGCGGGATGGACAGCCGGGACAATTTCGGACCCTTTATCGTTCCGCCCGACAGCTATTTCATGATGGGGGACAACCGGGACAACTCGCATGATTCCCGGTGGTGGGGGGCGGTGCACTACCGGTTCATCCTGGGCGAGGCGATGGTCATCCACTGGTCGTGGAACGACCAGGCGTATCCCTCGCCGGAGGTGGCGCTGACCGATCCGCTGTCGGTGCCGCGGGTGTTTCTGTTCAACGCGGCGCATTTCTTCCAGAAAGTGCGGTGGCACCGGTTGTTCCGGACCATCAGTTGA
- the rseP gene encoding RIP metalloprotease RseP: protein MLLNIASFIFVLGILIFIHELGHFLLAKRVGIRVDQFSLGFPPHLFKRKWGGTEYCIGVIPLGGYVKMAGENPGEERSGSPDEFMSKTVGQRAAVIFAGPFMNYLLAIALLIGIAWLAGRPVFDTTRVLVGKVEKDTPAAKAGLQTGDQIIAINGEAVANFDSAAAKITPHIDAPITVTWIHAGDTVTREMVTEAQPRPNARGGIDTVGVIGFTQKAVGTERVGLLTGMRHGFVEAHQLVWFTVKFVKQLITAEVSVKMVGGPVFIARESGRQAQQGAANLFYFMALLSVNLAVLNILPIPVLDGGHLLFLAIERLKGSPLSMRARVIAQQVGIVAILALVLLVTYNDILRVIRGM from the coding sequence ATGCTGTTGAACATTGCATCTTTCATCTTCGTGCTGGGGATTCTGATTTTCATTCACGAGCTCGGGCACTTTCTCCTGGCCAAGCGGGTGGGGATCCGGGTCGACCAGTTTTCGCTGGGCTTCCCCCCGCACCTGTTCAAGCGGAAGTGGGGCGGGACGGAATACTGCATCGGCGTGATCCCGCTCGGGGGGTATGTGAAGATGGCGGGGGAGAACCCGGGCGAGGAGCGGTCGGGGTCGCCCGACGAGTTCATGTCCAAGACGGTGGGGCAGCGGGCGGCGGTGATTTTCGCCGGGCCCTTCATGAACTACCTGCTGGCGATCGCGCTGCTCATCGGCATTGCCTGGCTGGCCGGGCGGCCGGTTTTCGACACGACGCGCGTGCTGGTGGGCAAGGTGGAGAAGGACACGCCGGCGGCCAAAGCCGGGCTGCAGACCGGCGACCAGATCATCGCGATCAACGGCGAGGCGGTGGCGAATTTCGATTCGGCGGCGGCCAAGATCACGCCCCACATCGATGCCCCGATCACGGTCACCTGGATCCACGCGGGGGACACGGTGACGCGGGAGATGGTGACGGAGGCGCAGCCGCGGCCCAATGCCCGGGGCGGCATCGACACCGTGGGGGTGATCGGGTTCACCCAGAAGGCGGTCGGCACCGAGCGGGTCGGGCTGCTCACCGGGATGCGGCACGGATTTGTCGAGGCGCACCAGTTGGTGTGGTTCACGGTCAAGTTCGTCAAGCAACTGATCACGGCGGAGGTCTCGGTCAAGATGGTGGGGGGGCCGGTATTCATCGCGCGGGAGTCGGGCCGGCAGGCGCAGCAGGGGGCCGCCAACCTGTTCTACTTCATGGCCCTGCTCTCGGTGAACCTGGCGGTGCTTAACATCCTGCCGATCCCGGTGCTGGACGGCGGGCATTTGCTGTTTTTGGCAATCGAGCGGCTGAAAGGCTCGCCGCTGTCGATGCGGGCGCGGGTGATCGCGCAGCAAGTGGGGATTGTGGCGATTCTGGCGCTCGTTCTGCTGGTGACCTACAACGATATCCTCCGGGTGATCCGCGGGATGTAG
- a CDS encoding 1-deoxy-D-xylulose-5-phosphate reductoisomerase, with translation MNPRKLVVLGSTGSIGRSTLEVAAAHPGAFEVAGLAAFSNAALLAEQYRRFRPKYLALVDERRAEQLRAAVAGEAVELRFGEAGLTELAELPGADVVVNAVVGAAGLRASLAAVRRGIRLALANKESLVAGGPLFPKILKRTGAEIVPIDSEHSALWQCLTAGRASEVRRLILTASGGPFRTRPRETFDRITPGEALTHPTWRMGKKITIDSATLANKGLEVIEAAALFAMPAEKIAVVIHPQSIVHSMVEYIDSSIIAQLSAPDMRLPITYALFWPDRAASEFGGVDPARLGTLTFEPPDIGRFPALRLAFEAARSGGTAPAVYSAANEVAVESFLQERIKFTDIAATIEEALGRIPPTADPGEDDIFEADRQARAFAGARTGKTACC, from the coding sequence ATGAATCCGCGCAAACTCGTGGTTCTCGGCTCGACCGGCTCGATCGGCCGCTCGACCCTGGAGGTGGCGGCCGCCCACCCCGGGGCTTTCGAGGTGGCGGGGCTGGCGGCTTTCAGCAACGCAGCGCTGTTGGCGGAGCAGTACCGCCGCTTCCGGCCGAAATATCTCGCGCTCGTCGATGAGCGGCGGGCGGAGCAACTGCGCGCGGCGGTGGCCGGCGAGGCGGTGGAACTCCGTTTCGGGGAGGCGGGGCTGACCGAGCTGGCGGAACTTCCCGGCGCCGACGTGGTGGTCAACGCGGTGGTGGGGGCGGCGGGGCTGCGGGCCTCGCTGGCCGCGGTCCGGCGGGGGATCCGACTGGCGTTGGCGAACAAGGAGTCGCTGGTGGCCGGCGGGCCGCTCTTTCCGAAAATTCTGAAGCGGACGGGCGCGGAGATTGTCCCGATCGACTCCGAGCACTCGGCGCTGTGGCAGTGCCTGACGGCGGGGCGGGCGAGCGAGGTGCGGCGGCTGATCCTCACGGCGTCGGGGGGACCGTTCCGGACGCGGCCGCGGGAGACGTTCGACCGGATCACGCCCGGCGAGGCGCTCACGCACCCGACCTGGCGGATGGGGAAGAAGATCACGATCGATTCGGCGACGCTGGCGAACAAGGGGCTCGAGGTGATCGAGGCGGCGGCGCTGTTCGCGATGCCGGCGGAAAAGATCGCGGTGGTGATTCACCCGCAGTCGATCGTGCACAGCATGGTCGAGTATATCGACTCGTCGATCATCGCGCAGTTGTCGGCGCCCGACATGCGGCTGCCGATCACGTACGCGCTGTTCTGGCCGGACCGGGCGGCCTCGGAGTTCGGGGGGGTGGATCCGGCGCGCCTGGGGACGCTGACTTTTGAGCCGCCGGATATCGGGCGGTTCCCGGCCCTGCGCCTGGCGTTCGAGGCGGCGCGGAGCGGGGGGACGGCGCCGGCGGTGTACAGCGCGGCGAACGAAGTGGCGGTGGAAAGTTTCTTGCAGGAACGCATCAAGTTTACCGATATAGCAGCTACCATCGAAGAGGCGCTCGGGCGGATACCGCCGACGGCGGACCCGGGCGAGGACGACATTTTTGAGGCCGATCGGCAGGCGCGGGCGTTCGCCGGCGCCAGGACAGGGAAAACGGCATGCTGTTGA
- a CDS encoding peptidylprolyl isomerase, with amino-acid sequence MTHPIRDEKNPIVTIRTDFGDMVCELYRDVAPAHADSFVALTKKGFYNGLTFHRIIDGFMIQGGDPKGDGTGGPGYSLTAEFSELPHADGTLSMARSNDPNSAGSQFFVCLGRAAFLDRKYTVFGQVLKGYDTLHKIGKVPVTAFRGENSKPAETVYMREVFVSDAEGKPLKQN; translated from the coding sequence ATGACCCATCCCATTCGCGACGAGAAGAATCCGATTGTCACGATCCGCACGGATTTCGGTGACATGGTGTGCGAGCTGTACCGCGATGTGGCTCCGGCCCACGCCGATTCGTTCGTGGCCCTGACCAAGAAGGGGTTCTACAACGGGCTCACCTTCCACCGCATCATCGACGGCTTCATGATCCAGGGGGGAGATCCCAAGGGGGACGGTACGGGCGGCCCGGGCTACTCGCTGACGGCGGAGTTCTCGGAGCTTCCGCACGCGGACGGGACGCTCTCGATGGCGCGTTCGAACGACCCGAACTCGGCGGGCAGCCAGTTCTTCGTCTGCCTCGGCCGGGCGGCCTTCCTTGACCGGAAGTACACGGTGTTCGGGCAGGTGCTCAAGGGGTACGACACGCTGCACAAGATCGGCAAGGTACCGGTGACGGCGTTCCGGGGGGAGAATTCGAAGCCGGCCGAGACGGTCTACATGCGCGAGGTCTTTGTCTCCGACGCGGAGGGCAAGCCGCTCAAGCAGAACTGA
- a CDS encoding outer membrane beta-barrel protein, with translation MKQAIPFILLLLLAIGLIAAQPAEAAIQRVAARYNMVDVYGGYASPHGEYGEVGLVMFIDEFDRPVEVDADQVFDAGWSLGFNYGTLYADRFLMQLGFRYTNHQEQDWFKDHPDEFHLAQYDLNLNLHVYAVPPTKSIVAPYGGVGVQAGLLNIEIAGYDDESDLTILMAADFGLDLKVAEFSKGRSFLTLASINSYDLFGTEDRPKYLTIGGGLRYWFR, from the coding sequence ATGAAGCAGGCGATACCCTTTATCTTGTTGTTACTCTTGGCGATAGGTCTCATTGCCGCACAGCCGGCCGAGGCGGCGATACAGCGGGTCGCGGCCCGCTACAATATGGTGGATGTCTACGGGGGGTATGCGAGCCCGCACGGAGAGTATGGCGAGGTCGGGCTGGTAATGTTTATTGACGAGTTTGACCGGCCGGTGGAGGTTGACGCGGATCAGGTGTTCGACGCCGGCTGGTCTTTGGGCTTCAATTACGGTACTCTGTACGCCGACCGCTTTCTGATGCAGCTCGGATTTCGCTATACGAACCACCAGGAGCAGGACTGGTTCAAGGACCATCCGGATGAGTTCCACCTGGCGCAGTACGATCTTAACCTCAACCTGCACGTGTACGCGGTGCCGCCGACGAAGTCGATTGTGGCGCCGTACGGCGGTGTGGGGGTGCAGGCGGGCTTGCTCAACATTGAGATCGCCGGGTATGACGACGAGTCCGATCTGACGATTCTGATGGCGGCGGATTTCGGCTTGGACCTGAAGGTGGCCGAGTTTTCGAAGGGGCGGAGTTTTCTCACGCTCGCTTCCATCAACAGCTATGACCTGTTCGGCACCGAGGACCGGCCGAAGTACCTCACGATCGGCGGCGGGCTGCGCTACTGGTTCCGCTAG
- a CDS encoding NAD(P)-binding domain-containing protein, translated as MAGKKIAIIGAGVMGQGLAEAVAAAGTEVTLIDKTTRLAERGVKAIAEAMNREIGKWGLTESDKKAILARIYPSSDLSMTEDAEIILEAIPEDLQMKRDLFEKLDTVVRPDALLVTNTGTISVSEIAAVTERPQKIIGMHFLTPVTKVPVVEIVKGFHTDDDTFRKAVAFAQLLDKEYITVNEYPGYVTTRIIVPLLNEAMHVLMEGVASADDIDRAMKLGFGFNMGPLALADVMGLDVVMKWMENLLDELAEHKYNPCPLLRKMVRSGHLGVKTGRGFFVYDNEGNRVPNPAAAAAVTK; from the coding sequence ATGGCCGGAAAAAAGATAGCAATCATCGGCGCCGGTGTGATGGGCCAGGGCCTCGCCGAGGCCGTCGCCGCCGCCGGCACCGAAGTCACCCTGATCGACAAAACCACCCGGCTCGCCGAACGCGGCGTCAAAGCCATCGCCGAAGCCATGAACCGGGAGATCGGCAAATGGGGCCTCACCGAGTCCGACAAGAAAGCCATCCTCGCCCGCATCTACCCCTCCTCCGACCTCTCCATGACCGAGGACGCCGAAATCATCCTCGAGGCGATCCCCGAAGACCTCCAGATGAAGCGCGACCTCTTCGAAAAACTCGACACCGTCGTCCGTCCCGACGCCCTCTTGGTCACCAACACCGGCACCATCTCCGTCTCCGAAATCGCCGCCGTCACCGAACGCCCCCAGAAAATCATCGGCATGCACTTCCTCACCCCGGTGACCAAGGTCCCCGTCGTCGAGATCGTCAAGGGCTTCCACACCGATGACGACACCTTCCGCAAAGCCGTCGCCTTCGCCCAGCTCCTCGACAAGGAGTACATCACGGTCAACGAGTACCCGGGGTACGTCACCACCCGCATCATCGTCCCCCTGCTGAACGAGGCCATGCACGTGCTCATGGAAGGCGTCGCTTCGGCCGACGACATTGACCGGGCCATGAAACTCGGTTTCGGCTTCAACATGGGCCCCCTCGCCCTGGCCGATGTGATGGGACTCGACGTCGTCATGAAGTGGATGGAGAACCTGCTCGACGAACTCGCCGAGCACAAGTACAACCCCTGCCCCCTCCTGCGCAAGATGGTCCGCAGCGGCCACCTCGGCGTAAAAACCGGACGCGGCTTCTTCGTCTATGACAACGAGGGCAACCGCGTCCCCAACCCGGCCGCCGCGGCTGCCGTGACAAAATAA